From Tripterygium wilfordii isolate XIE 37 chromosome 16, ASM1340144v1, whole genome shotgun sequence, one genomic window encodes:
- the LOC119980519 gene encoding phosphatidylserine decarboxylase proenzyme 1, mitochondrial, producing MCLQQNPSITGTRSVRVGSMKFRSMVPMFPHYSRLGRRLYHRQFNRSFIKKLTSTSRTGASFTGGGGGDSQGNTFLISGATAATLLMLGALHARRIYEDKKVEEAREKGIEIEFQPDVKASFMRLLPLRSISRIWGSLTSVDLPVWLRPYVYRAWARAFHSNLEEVARPLDEYVSLREFFAHDLKEGSRPVDPDPRCLASPVDGTIVRFGELNGTGAMIEQVKGFSYSVYSLLGSSSLLPMVTEGNMHEENSDQDSTFRENKKKSWWRISLALPKVRDSASACPMKGLYYCVIYLRPGDYHRIHSPVDWNILVRRHFAGRLFPVNERATRTIRNLYIENERVVLEGLWQEGFMAVAAIGATNIGSIELFIEPQLRTNRPRKKLLHSEPPEERVYDPEGVGVSLKKGDEVAAFNMGSTVVLVFQAPTLKSMTSTDPSEFQFCIKQGDRVRVGEALGRWNDP from the exons ATGTGTCTTCAACAAAACCCTAGCATCACCGGTACTAGATCTGTGCGAGTCGGAAGCATGAAATTTCGGAGTATGGTCCCGATGTTCCCTCACTATTCACGACTCGGCCGTCGACTTTATCACCGTCAGTTCAACCGTTCGTTTATCAAGAAGCTTACATCGACTTCTCGAACGGGGGCTTCGTTCACCGGCGGTGGTGGCGGCGATTCCCAAG GTAATACTTTCTTGATATCTGGTGCTACTGCGGCTACTCTGCTTATGCTTGGTGCTCTTCATGCTCGTAGGATTTATGAAGACAAGAAG GTTGAAGAGGCTCGTGAAAAAGGAATTGAAATTGAGTTTCAACCTGATGTAAAA GCCTCATTTATGAGATTGTTACCTTTACGCTCCATTTCTAGAATTTGGGGTTCCTTGACTAGTGTG GACCTTCCTGTTTGGCTGCGACCATATGTTTATAGGGCATGGGCTCGGGCGTTCCATTCAA ACTTAGAAGAAGTTGCTCGGCCTTTAGATGAATATGTGTCTTTACGAGAGTTCTTTGCTCATGACCTGAAGGAAGGTTCCAGGCCTGTTGACCCTGATCCACGTTGTCTG GCCAGTCCCGTCGATGGTACTATTGTAAGATTTGGGGAGTTGAATGGAACTGGGGCCATGATTGAGCAAGTCAAAGGCTTCTCATATTCTGTTTATTCTCTTCTTGGTTCTAGCTCTTTGCTTCCCATGGTAACTGAAGGGAATatgcatgaagaaaatagtGACCAGGATAGTACCTTTAGGGAGAACAAAAAGAAGTCCTGGTGGAGAATATCATTGGCTTTGCCCAAAGTCCGAGACAGTGCATCAGCATG TCCAATGAAAGGGCTCTATTACTGTGTAATATACTTAAGACCTGGAGACTATCATCGTATACACTCACCAGTTGATTGGAACATTCTTGTTCGCCGCCATTTTGCag GGCGTCTATTTCCCGTGAATGAACGTGCTACCAGAACAATCAGAAATCTCTATATCGAGAATGAAAGA GTCGTGCTTGAAGGTCTATGGCAAGAAGGTTTTATGGCAGTTGCCGCTATTGGTGCTACAAATATTGGGTCTATTGAG CTTTTCATTGAACCTCAACTTCGAACAAACCGGCCAAGGAAGAAGCTTCTGCACTCTGAACCTCCAGAAGAGCGAGTGTATGATCCTGAAGGAGTTGGTGTATCCCTTAAGAAAGGGGATGAG GTAGCTGCTTTCAACATGGGATCAACGGTGGTGCTTGTCTTTCAAGCTCCAACATTAAAATCAATGACGAGCACAGATCCATCTGAGTTCCAGTTTTGCATCAAACAGGGGGATAGAGTTCGCGTTGGAGAAGCATTGGGTAGGTGGAATGATCCTTAG